CACTTCCACTTGGACCAATGCAGGCTAAAAGTGGTTAGCTAAAGGCAGAACTACACGTAATAAGCACACATTAAGGGCATGTAGTCTATGGTCCAAAGaattacatgtaatataatatagtaagaTGCTATAGATTCACAATTCACTGTGTAACTTAAAACCTCATGCTTGGAGAGCACCTACTTTGAATTCAATCTCCAACTGGTCTAACTGTGTTGTCGAATAGGCTTGTCTCGGTTTTCGATCGAGGCCTGGCTTACGAATTCTTCGTCCAATCGGTCTTGGTGCTGCCAGAAAGAGTTACAAAAGATGCTTAACCTAGCTGACTtgtaatttatatacatatacctagATACATATTGATGGCAGCAGATACATCTCTAACAATAAATGCAtctttttatttacaaattagcAACATTTCTAGCTATTTTCAGAGACTAACTTCTTAACAGGAATATTAAGCATTGAAGGTCGTAAAATGACTGTAATTTAGTAAGGTTTGGAGTTTGTTACTTAAGGTTGTAAAATGCAATAAGTGATCACTGATAATAGAACTTTATAGTCCAATTGCCTGACTACCCAGAGACAAAAGAAAGTTTAAAGACGGGTGCTCCTTTTAGCGTTCCCAACGACTTTTCATGGGACTTAAACATCGGCCTGATGATTGCAGGCCAAGCCCTCAAACCTTTAGGCTCACCATATCTTGAGCTACTAACTACAGTACTAAGAACATCTCCAATTTTTCAGGTTTACCCCCTCAACatctataaaaaatcctttttgACTCTATGGCATTGGATCCAATTTGCTTCAATATATAGTGTAACACTGATTAGGGTAAATTGGGTAAAACGACTTCATAATATACCAACAAAAGCAGCGagcaaaatagaaaaattaaattcTGCTACATGGTTAAAATAAGCACAAAAAACACACTGAGCTTGTTCACTCACCTTGCAAACCAAAAAGCAGGCTTGGTGGTAAGCTATTTGAGGAGTTGTATGCCCATGGATTGACAACTGCTGTTAATGCCGCTTGTCTTTGAATTCTTTGCACAGCCTGCATTAAGTCATCTTCTTCCTTCAAGTTATTCGTTTGTTCAGACTTATGTGCGGAGTCTTCTGATGAGTTTGTAATAGGCTGAGCATCTAACTGCTGCTGTGTAGCCTTGGAATCTATTTGTTGAATATTTGATACCTTTTGGGACGGATTGGAAGAGTTCTGCATTCTGTTGTCAACCTGCACACAATAAATCGtttgaaacaaaaacttttataaatttaatgaaTCATTATTATTCAAAACTTACTATTGATTTAACAAATTGTAAGGTCTGATGCTGCTTTcatgcaaaaataattttctaagttaaaaaaacttttgaatgTATTTATAAAGTTTCGTTGATTGGCTGAATaagatttttatcaatttttttatctgATATTTTTGAGCTTGACTGTTTGCTTATTGTTTTgcaaagttattatagtgcagcAGCGTGATGCAACTTTTTATCTGACAATAAAAAAGATCGATTAGAATGTATCCAGAAATCTGCAGTCAGtgtgatttagcttaagtttaGCTACGATGGAGCATTAATAGCGCTTAATTTATCAACACTTGATGAGTTTGTACTTGATCTCTCTAAATGGTTTCTTATCATCACATTGTCGTTAATAGTAATAACCAAACATTTTCCTACATAAACTGTGCCTTGACTTCCACGCTTTCAAACTATAAAATGACAGCAAAGTTTTTATGACAATTTTTTATAGCTCTGTTGCGTATTATTACCATATGATACTGTTGCTGGCTTGGTTGACAATAAACTTAATTATTATtctttgattattattattccattattataattgttattCTTACAGTGGACCAAGTTGACTGAAAGAGTCTTATGAATACATAAATTTTTtgccattaaataaaagaattaCATCAGTCAAATGAGAACTAATTTATACTACTGGATAAAGCTTGTGCTTGTAAAATGCATCTGCTAGCAAGTTCTAAGCAACGTAGAACATTTAATTAGAATATTTCTTAAAACTGCTTGACTAACAGCacacaaaaaacctttttttcaaCCTATATAGAGCAATAAAATATCGCGCATATTGATAAAGTCCTACCTgtattttttgtcttttttccGAGACGGATGTTTCATTGGTTTTCTGAAGAATGTCATCGATAGTGAACCGCACATTTGTCTTCGCTTGGGTTATTTTGTCCATTTTTTATGTCCTTCTTACTCCACAGTATCTTTAACAATGAAAACAAATCACTACCTCTGTGTATTTATAACAAGGTTTACCCTCGACAACCGAGCGCAACCTTAAGCGCTCTTTTTAACTCGAGAAAAGAAAGAGCCAAGTATAATGAATAATGTAAACATACTTGTTAGTTGCAGGGTGCTCATAGACGATTATCTCTCTTACTGTCGCTGTGTGCATTACATCACTGAATATATTACAATGTATACAAGGGCACACTTGTAAACAACTAAGAAAGACATTTCCAGTTCATTTACATACGCGTGTCAAAAATGCAATAAAGCTAATTTTTATTCTGGCTGATGATACAATTGGAATATTAATAAAGCCTTTTACCGTTGTGAAGTGCTGTCATAAAGTGCTGCACGCGAGAAGCGAAAACACTTCGCTAGAGAATTAGTCAAAGTTAAGTAAAGGCTAATGAATGCTAGCTCTGGCAAGACCTTGAGCTTATTGTCGACCTAAAATGAATCATTCTTTGTATTCCCGTGGCTGTTTTAGCGGCTGGCAGCATGTCAAAACTTTCCTTCTGTTGCAAAATAGACCTTTCTACTCCCCATTTTGCAGATCTACTTTaaatgagtaataaaaatgttaagcTGCGCAGACAATGTCACCAGAATCCAAACTATAGATTTGTTTCGCAATTCAAGTTGAACAGTCctgtaaaaaattttgtaaataacaCAAAAATGGCCAACTTTTGTACCGCGTaattttacaaaacatttcttaaaTTTTGAATTACAACAGAAAGCTTTGTCGTAGCATGGCAAGCTTTGgttacatttataatcattttaACAAGATTTAACATTGAAATGCGATATAGGCTATATTACGTAATGCATTATTTGTAGCTTATCATATATGTCTTATAACATATGCAAcataatataagtaatatataatatacaacataatataatcaagcataatataatgttatataataaaattaaaaataatataaaatggtttgATATGATCTAATTCAATATAGTGTAATACAATGTAATACGtaatataatttagtattatgctgtataatataataaaccaCAATATAATacgataaaaataatataatatctaatgtaaaaatatttctttaaagTTTGGGAGCCAACAATTGAACCGCCTAGAAATAGCTTGAGAAAAAGGGTATTTAAGAGAAAAACCCTTAAGAAtcctttaaaagtttttaaagttttgatagGTAATCAAAATTTACttgatatatttattataaatattattatattagcttattaattttaatatagaagtttatattaaaaaactatCATTCAAAATAATGTATTAGATGAAAAGCATATGATTATTTGAcagttaaatatatttatgaaacATTAATAAATGCCATCTAATTAATTCAGTTTAATACTGGAAGGTTCAGTTGTAAATAGTGAGAATTTCTAtattttaagtttataaataataaataagctTTCAGGTACTTGTAACTAAATCTCAGACAAATGAATTATTAAACATGGCCAGATAATTGAAGTATCCGACTATTGAATGAGGAGACAATCTCCTGCAAATAGGACTTAGAACACTAACCTTTTCCTTTCATAACGTACAGAGACAGTTTTATAATTGATTTTAGAGAAAAATCTCAGCCTAGCTGGCGTATTGAGAGGCTTGAGGATaagaaagagaggagagagTTGATGCTAATGGATATAAGCTCGTCTGTAAATAGACAGTTATTCACTGCGACACTCGAGTTCTTAAGCTGACAAGTGATCGTACAACAAACTTTATGTTCAGATTTCTTTGCACAAAAGGAGATAACGAAGTGGTTTtcttaaatatttaattacagCATGTAAGTGATAAGTGTGTGTAAAGAATCCACCTGTCGTCTCTTATTGGCTATGAGAAAACCACAGGTCTAGcataaaatatcatgcacaaaCACCTGAGTTGGTGACAGAAGGTATCCTCTTCATCCTCGAATGTTCTGTTCAGACGCATTGAGTTGTCTATTAGAGTGATGCGGTAGACATAAACTGCAAAATATGGCTACCTAGTAACTGGTTATTTGACTAGCATTTGAAGTCACTGCTCGCTGAACTCAGCTAATAGTATTTGCCTCAAAGCTAAATTATGTACAACTGCCAAACTATTTCATGCTCCGTCGGCAAATCTTAGACCCGAGAAAGTTTTTGATGGCAATAATTCTAAAATCCTGTCCCTTTTATTTACACTCACATActtgtttttcaaaaaaatatgtACAACATACCATCATAGTAATTCAAAAGGAATAAGTTATCGACTCATGCAACACATAGCCATCGCCTAATAGCCTCAGAGCCAGACAACTCTTCCAACTGGTTCTcactaaaatacttttatagtCTGACAATGCTAGTTCTCAAACTAACTTATTAACAACTCAAAAGACACTTTAAAGATTCTGTTTGCAAGAACACAATCTTTGCTCTGATTATGTAAAAATTCTGCAGATAAATTTGTGTTATGAAATGAAATCTTCACATGATTTATATTTTTGGGGTTTTCTCGTCTGACCTGCTAAAGCTTGAGATA
The genomic region above belongs to Watersipora subatra chromosome 1, tzWatSuba1.1, whole genome shotgun sequence and contains:
- the LOC137393258 gene encoding homeobox protein ceh-19-like → MDKITQAKTNVRFTIDDILQKTNETSVSEKRQKIQVDNRMQNSSNPSQKVSNIQQIDSKATQQQLDAQPITNSSEDSAHKSEQTNNLKEEDDLMQAVQRIQRQAALTAVVNPWAYNSSNSLPPSLLFGLQAPRPIGRRIRKPGLDRKPRQAYSTTQLDQLEIEFKQDYDGMLYIFIQKDKYLSVNKRAELSKSLSLTETQIKTWFQNRRTKWKKQVAARLKVIPGSPSTIWPTSSIPQNGSFWNPFSIPNYQSPLRSGNILSAVSFPSLNPLTGLCSQLYANTSTD